The following coding sequences lie in one Sedimentibacter sp. MB35-C1 genomic window:
- a CDS encoding dipeptidase, which yields MDFKEAALQLHKSNVVVDTHLDLAGEIYNRYLAGEKEVIKNKYLSNFKKGGFNIIVSSLFIDDIFLPEMGLRVALGQIRALMEDIETLKGEVILIKTKKQMEDVIKENKIGIMLSFEGLDPIGNDIGLLKIFYELGVRAAGLVWSRRNYAADGCSFNPVEEGQRGGLTKFGVNAVKEMDEMNMLIDVSHLNDEGFYDVLKFTEKPFIASHSNSRNIHGRMRNLTDEQIKIIGERGGVIGINAYKNIAGVKDGENPVKKLADHIEHMVNLVGAKHVGFGFDLCNGYYESELKFKFEPYNNDSLNSHAEAVLITEELLRRGMSEEDVKLIIGGNFYRIFNDMLQ from the coding sequence ATGGATTTTAAGGAAGCTGCTTTACAACTGCATAAAAGCAATGTGGTTGTCGACACTCATCTTGATCTTGCAGGCGAAATATACAACAGGTACCTTGCGGGTGAGAAAGAAGTAATTAAAAATAAATATTTAAGCAATTTCAAAAAAGGGGGATTCAATATTATTGTATCTTCTTTGTTCATAGATGATATATTTTTGCCGGAAATGGGATTGAGAGTTGCGTTAGGTCAAATAAGAGCGCTGATGGAAGATATAGAGACGTTAAAGGGAGAGGTTATTCTTATAAAGACAAAAAAACAGATGGAAGATGTAATAAAAGAAAATAAAATAGGAATAATGCTGTCTTTTGAGGGCTTAGATCCAATAGGGAATGATATTGGGCTTTTAAAAATATTTTATGAACTTGGTGTACGCGCAGCCGGTCTTGTATGGAGCAGAAGGAACTACGCGGCTGATGGTTGCAGTTTTAATCCAGTTGAAGAAGGGCAAAGAGGCGGGCTTACAAAATTTGGAGTAAACGCTGTGAAAGAGATGGATGAAATGAATATGTTGATTGACGTAAGCCACTTAAACGACGAAGGATTTTATGATGTTTTAAAATTTACTGAGAAGCCATTTATAGCTTCCCATTCAAATTCAAGAAACATTCATGGAAGGATGCGAAATTTAACAGACGAACAAATTAAAATTATAGGTGAAAGAGGCGGCGTAATAGGGATAAACGCATACAAAAATATTGCAGGAGTTAAGGATGGAGAAAACCCTGTTAAAAAGTTGGCCGACCATATTGAGCACATGGTTAACCTTGTTGGGGCAAAACATGTTGGATTTGGATTCGATTTGTGCAATGGTTACTATGAAAGCGAATTGAAGTTTAAATTTGAACCGTATAATAATGACAGCCTGAATTCCCATGCGGAGGCTGTATTAATAACTGAAGAGCTTTTAAGAAGAGGTATGTCAGAAGAAGATGTGAAATTAATTATAGGCGGAAATTTCTATAGAATATTTAATGATATGCTTCAATAA
- the lepB gene encoding signal peptidase I — MKYFIKEWVVPVVIALVIVIFLNKFVFILVTVPTGSMVGTIMPGDRLYVNELFDIKDAERGDILVFKSDELDEKRLVKRLIGLPGETVEVKEDGSVFINGEKLDEPYVTKAEGEEKVFKVPENSYLFFGDNRPISYDARYWENPYIDGSKIIGDVKFRFFPFTRIGKVE; from the coding sequence ATGAAGTATTTTATTAAAGAATGGGTTGTACCTGTTGTAATAGCTCTGGTAATAGTAATATTTTTGAACAAATTTGTATTCATATTGGTTACCGTGCCAACGGGCTCTATGGTGGGTACAATTATGCCCGGAGACAGACTTTATGTTAATGAATTGTTTGATATAAAAGATGCGGAGCGGGGAGATATATTAGTGTTCAAATCGGATGAGCTTGATGAAAAAAGATTGGTTAAAAGATTGATAGGGCTCCCAGGGGAGACAGTCGAGGTTAAGGAAGACGGCAGTGTGTTTATCAACGGAGAAAAATTAGATGAACCTTATGTTACTAAAGCCGAAGGCGAAGAAAAAGTATTTAAAGTTCCGGAGAATTCTTACCTGTTTTTTGGAGATAACAGACCTATTTCATATGATGCACGTTATTGGGAAAATCCATATATAGACGGGAGCAAAATAATAGGAGATGTTAAATTTAGATTTTTCCCCTTTACCAGAATAGGTAAAGTTGAATAA
- the trkA gene encoding Trk system potassium transporter TrkA, producing the protein MKIIIVGGGKVGYTLAQQLTTEEHDVILIDNNPVVLNHADETLDIMCIRGNGASAEILKEANINGADLLIAVTDGDELNMICCVIGKKLGAKHTVARIRNTDYSNEYKMLKQELELDMVINPEMDAADELARMVQFPSATNVETFANNMLEMVEFRVLETDPIINIKLMDLTKKLPSKVLFCAVRTNNEIIIPNGNYTFNLNDTVYVIGERGDISKFFSFLGRSSHKAKNVTIIGGSRIAIYLTWLLNELGMHTKIIEINKGRCVLLSEMLNNALIICGDGTDQEVLDNENIQTADAMISLTDMDEENLISSLYAHQCGVPKVILKINRHNYIPIVKRLGLDSIISPKLTTANNILRYVRALDNSQGIAVEKLYKILDDQAEVAEFTAKNSPELNDIKLKDLNLKKDILIAAIVRNKKIIIPYGDDCIKQGDKVIVVTKTGFISDLSEILEN; encoded by the coding sequence ATGAAAATTATTATTGTCGGAGGCGGAAAGGTCGGATATACGTTAGCCCAACAGCTGACTACCGAGGAACACGATGTCATACTAATTGATAACAACCCAGTAGTTTTGAACCACGCTGATGAAACATTGGACATAATGTGCATCAGGGGTAACGGCGCAAGTGCTGAAATTTTAAAGGAAGCAAATATAAATGGAGCTGATTTGCTCATTGCCGTAACCGACGGTGATGAATTAAATATGATATGCTGCGTTATAGGGAAAAAACTAGGTGCAAAACATACCGTTGCACGTATAAGAAACACAGATTATTCCAATGAATACAAAATGCTTAAGCAGGAGCTTGAGCTTGATATGGTTATTAATCCGGAAATGGATGCTGCAGATGAATTAGCAAGGATGGTTCAATTCCCATCGGCGACCAATGTGGAAACTTTTGCAAACAACATGCTGGAAATGGTTGAGTTCCGTGTGCTTGAAACAGATCCAATAATAAATATAAAACTTATGGATCTTACTAAAAAGCTCCCATCAAAGGTGTTGTTCTGCGCAGTCAGAACAAACAATGAAATTATAATTCCAAATGGTAACTATACATTCAATTTGAACGATACAGTCTATGTTATCGGAGAAAGAGGAGATATTTCTAAATTTTTCAGTTTTTTAGGAAGAAGCTCACACAAAGCGAAAAACGTTACAATAATTGGTGGAAGCAGAATAGCAATATATTTGACATGGCTTTTGAATGAACTTGGAATGCATACAAAAATTATTGAAATAAATAAGGGCAGATGTGTTCTGCTAAGCGAAATGCTTAACAATGCTTTAATAATCTGCGGCGATGGTACGGATCAAGAGGTTTTGGATAATGAAAACATACAAACTGCAGATGCAATGATTTCATTAACCGATATGGACGAAGAAAATTTAATTTCATCTTTGTACGCACACCAATGCGGAGTTCCAAAGGTTATATTAAAAATTAACCGTCACAATTACATTCCAATAGTTAAAAGACTTGGCTTGGACAGCATAATAAGCCCTAAGCTGACAACAGCGAACAACATTTTAAGGTATGTAAGAGCCTTGGACAACTCTCAGGGCATAGCTGTTGAAAAGTTGTACAAGATATTGGATGACCAGGCGGAGGTTGCTGAATTCACAGCTAAAAATTCACCTGAGTTAAACGATATCAAACTTAAGGATCTTAATTTAAAGAAAGATATATTAATTGCAGCGATTGTACGAAACAAGAAAATAATCATCCCATACGGTGATGACTGCATCAAACAAGGTGATAAGGTAATCGTTGTAACTAAAACAGGATTTATAAGTGATTTAAGTGAAATTTTAGAAAATTAA
- a CDS encoding 4Fe-4S ferredoxin yields the protein MFEKTGIPSKEMVTGKFPSIERINKGPVAVVECYKEIPCNPCETACKFNGINVGDDINNIPVLNIDNCTGCAVCLSKCPGLAIMVVDGSKSEENVQIKIPYEFLPLPERGDIVRGLDREGKYVADVTVVNVLNPKSFDRTPVITIEADRKYIYELRNIQVEA from the coding sequence ATGTTCGAAAAAACAGGAATACCAAGTAAAGAAATGGTTACGGGCAAATTCCCTTCAATAGAAAGAATAAATAAAGGACCGGTTGCGGTTGTTGAATGCTACAAAGAGATTCCGTGCAATCCGTGTGAAACAGCATGTAAATTTAATGGAATCAATGTAGGTGATGACATAAATAACATTCCGGTTTTGAATATTGATAATTGCACAGGCTGTGCTGTATGCTTAAGCAAATGTCCTGGGCTTGCTATAATGGTTGTGGACGGTTCTAAATCTGAAGAAAACGTACAAATAAAGATTCCTTATGAGTTTCTTCCGCTTCCTGAAAGGGGCGATATTGTAAGAGGTTTGGACAGAGAAGGGAAATATGTTGCGGATGTAACGGTTGTTAATGTTTTAAACCCAAAATCTTTTGATAGGACTCCGGTAATAACCATAGAAGCTGACAGAAAATATATTTATGAATTAAGAAATATTCAGGTGGAGGCATAG
- a CDS encoding aminoacyl-histidine dipeptidase, giving the protein MKRVLDGLKPEKVFYYFEEISKIPRGSGNEKQISDYLYNLAKSKNWDVVQDDYLNIIIKKPASKGYENAPVVMLQGHMDMVCEKNEGIEHDFEKDPIKLRVIDGNIYGTETTLGADNGIAVAYALSILDSDDIKHPALEVLITVDEEKGMSGAENVDASLFNSKYLLNLDSEEEGVFTCGCAGGCGVDFKIPVIQQKTKMQAYKLIVKGLQGGHSGSDIDKERGNANKILGRILYDLYDIVDLISINGGSKGNAIPREAHAFIASSNIEQVQEKVNCWNEILRNEYSFTDKQIEILLEKSDSEEHPLEKDIFKKVVSAINLIPSGVLSKSTVIDLVISSNNLGVITQNDKSIILNNQVRSSVKSLITNNVEYVMKQIGEALDIECVIGGCYPGWEYAKESKIRDICTEAYRDIFGKEPVVEAIHAGLECGLLMGKIHNLDAISMGPDAYDAHSPNEHVSIKSTENVYNLLLKILEKIK; this is encoded by the coding sequence ATGAAAAGAGTACTAGATGGATTAAAACCAGAAAAGGTATTTTACTATTTTGAGGAAATATCGAAAATTCCAAGAGGATCCGGAAATGAAAAACAAATTTCGGACTACTTGTATAACTTGGCAAAGTCCAAGAACTGGGATGTTGTTCAGGATGATTATTTAAATATCATAATAAAAAAACCTGCCTCAAAAGGGTATGAAAATGCACCAGTTGTTATGCTTCAGGGGCATATGGATATGGTTTGCGAAAAAAATGAAGGCATTGAACATGACTTTGAAAAAGATCCTATAAAATTAAGAGTTATTGACGGAAATATTTATGGCACGGAAACAACTTTGGGTGCAGATAACGGAATTGCTGTTGCATATGCGCTATCTATACTTGATTCGGATGATATTAAGCATCCAGCATTGGAAGTTTTGATAACCGTTGATGAAGAAAAAGGAATGAGCGGTGCGGAAAATGTAGATGCCAGTTTGTTTAATAGCAAGTATTTGTTAAATCTTGACAGCGAGGAAGAGGGCGTTTTTACCTGCGGATGTGCAGGCGGATGCGGTGTAGATTTTAAAATACCTGTCATTCAACAGAAAACTAAAATGCAAGCATATAAGCTTATCGTTAAAGGGCTTCAGGGAGGTCATTCAGGTTCGGATATTGATAAAGAAAGAGGAAATGCCAATAAAATTCTGGGAAGAATTCTCTATGATTTATATGATATTGTTGATTTAATAAGCATAAACGGAGGTTCAAAGGGAAATGCCATACCTAGAGAGGCACATGCGTTTATCGCTTCAAGCAATATTGAGCAAGTACAAGAAAAAGTAAATTGTTGGAATGAAATCTTAAGAAACGAATATTCATTTACTGATAAGCAAATAGAGATTCTATTGGAAAAATCTGATTCAGAAGAACATCCTTTAGAAAAAGATATATTTAAAAAAGTTGTAAGCGCCATCAATTTAATACCTAGCGGCGTTTTGTCCAAAAGCACTGTAATAGATTTGGTAATAAGCTCAAATAACCTTGGAGTTATAACACAGAATGATAAATCCATAATATTGAACAATCAGGTAAGAAGTTCAGTAAAATCACTAATAACAAATAACGTGGAATATGTAATGAAGCAGATTGGAGAGGCTTTAGATATTGAATGCGTGATCGGAGGGTGTTATCCGGGATGGGAATATGCCAAGGAATCTAAAATAAGGGACATTTGCACAGAAGCCTATCGCGATATTTTTGGTAAAGAACCTGTTGTGGAAGCTATTCATGCAGGTCTGGAGTGTGGTCTGCTGATGGGTAAAATACATAATTTGGATGCAATTTCAATGGGCCCAGATGCATACGACGCACATTCTCCCAATGAACATGTAAGCATTAAGTCTACTGAAAATGTCTATAATTTGCTCTTAAAAATTCTAGAAAAAATTAAATAA
- a CDS encoding FAD-binding oxidoreductase, producing the protein MKNSAEVVIIGGGISGCSTAYNLAKKGVKNIVVLEKNYICSGSTGRCGAGVRMQWGTEMNCKIAKKSIEFYEHANEILEYDRDVEFKQSGYLLIADNEKEIEQFKKNIVVQHECGIPSSLLTPEEAKKIVPYLNTDMLKGAAYCSKDGFLNPFKTTDAFYRAAKRLGVKFNTFTEVTGIIKEKGRVTGVETNKGVIHTNIVVNATNAYSKSICDMIGLGIPVYSERHQILVTEPVEPMQEPMVMSFGLNLYVQQSPEGSFIMGRGDNSEPRDLRITSSWHFAEEMAKTIDAVLPPISKLRVVRQWAGLYNMTPDKQPIYDKAENVEGFYLAVGFSGHGFMFGPITGVAMSEMILGEKPTVDVSMLNLDRFRTGNLILEPSVV; encoded by the coding sequence ATGAAGAATAGTGCAGAGGTGGTAATTATAGGTGGCGGCATATCAGGATGTTCTACTGCCTATAACCTGGCAAAAAAAGGCGTTAAAAATATTGTTGTGCTGGAGAAAAACTATATATGCAGCGGCTCTACTGGTAGGTGCGGTGCAGGCGTTAGAATGCAGTGGGGAACAGAGATGAACTGCAAAATTGCCAAAAAAAGCATTGAATTTTACGAACATGCTAATGAAATTCTTGAATACGACAGAGATGTTGAGTTCAAACAAAGCGGATATTTGCTGATAGCAGATAATGAAAAGGAAATAGAGCAGTTTAAAAAAAATATTGTAGTTCAGCATGAGTGCGGTATACCATCAAGCCTTCTTACGCCGGAGGAAGCAAAAAAAATAGTTCCGTACTTAAATACAGACATGCTTAAAGGCGCTGCTTATTGCAGCAAGGATGGATTCTTGAATCCATTTAAGACCACAGACGCATTTTACAGGGCAGCTAAAAGGTTAGGTGTGAAATTTAACACCTTTACCGAAGTAACAGGCATAATAAAAGAAAAAGGTAGAGTTACAGGTGTAGAAACAAACAAAGGGGTTATACACACAAATATTGTTGTTAATGCAACCAATGCATATTCAAAAAGTATTTGTGATATGATCGGACTAGGTATACCAGTATATTCTGAAAGACATCAGATATTGGTTACTGAACCTGTTGAACCTATGCAGGAACCAATGGTAATGTCATTTGGGCTTAATCTTTATGTGCAGCAGTCGCCTGAAGGGTCATTTATAATGGGTAGAGGTGATAATAGCGAGCCAAGAGATTTAAGAATTACTTCAAGCTGGCATTTTGCAGAGGAGATGGCAAAGACTATTGATGCTGTATTGCCTCCGATTTCCAAATTAAGAGTAGTGAGGCAGTGGGCGGGATTATATAACATGACGCCTGATAAGCAGCCTATTTATGACAAAGCAGAAAATGTGGAAGGTTTTTATCTCGCTGTAGGTTTTAGCGGACATGGCTTCATGTTTGGGCCTATAACAGGGGTAGCCATGTCTGAAATGATATTGGGTGAAAAGCCGACAGTGGACGTGAGCATGCTTAACCTTGATAGGTTTAGGACTGGAAACCTTATACTTGAACCTTCTGTTGTTTAG
- a CDS encoding Xaa-Pro peptidase family protein, with protein sequence MRKKYLDKLVNILQKNNMDAILIAPSEEMEFIMGHNTHLCERFQALVIKKDGTYFYICNLLTVDEVQAVLGPNIKVYGWFDGDIFTDTVKKAFEENDLIGKVIGVNSTERAFLVLQIMDAMDVKFVNGKPLLEEMRMIKNDEELENLRMAARITDESYEELLKYIRPGIKEADIARKMNEIFKEKGADEGFTMVCSGPNSSYPHYNSDQRVIQEKDVIILDWGCKYKNMCADMSRTVFVGDITEEERKVYEIVLASQEAGEKSAVEGAYIPDVDKAAREVIEKSGYSNNFFTRLGHGIGYSVHEAPDIKASNKRKLEKGMVFSIEPGIYIAGKFGMRIENIVAVTENGNEVLNKATKEIQIIKK encoded by the coding sequence ATGAGGAAAAAGTATTTGGATAAGCTTGTGAATATTTTGCAGAAAAATAATATGGATGCCATTCTAATTGCACCTTCGGAAGAAATGGAATTCATAATGGGGCATAACACACATCTTTGCGAAAGATTTCAAGCATTAGTTATTAAAAAAGACGGAACATATTTTTACATATGCAACCTGCTAACGGTTGACGAGGTTCAGGCTGTCTTGGGTCCGAATATAAAAGTTTATGGATGGTTTGACGGAGATATATTTACGGACACAGTCAAAAAAGCATTTGAAGAAAACGACCTTATAGGAAAAGTTATCGGAGTAAACTCTACTGAAAGGGCATTTTTAGTTCTCCAGATAATGGATGCGATGGATGTCAAATTTGTAAACGGAAAGCCGCTGCTGGAAGAAATGAGAATGATTAAGAATGATGAAGAGCTTGAGAACCTCAGAATGGCTGCACGAATTACAGATGAATCATATGAAGAACTTTTAAAATATATTAGACCTGGAATAAAAGAAGCTGATATTGCAAGAAAAATGAACGAAATATTTAAGGAAAAAGGTGCAGATGAAGGATTTACAATGGTTTGTTCAGGGCCTAATTCGTCATATCCTCACTACAATTCTGACCAGAGGGTAATTCAGGAAAAAGACGTTATAATTCTTGACTGGGGATGCAAGTATAAAAATATGTGTGCTGATATGTCAAGAACTGTATTCGTAGGAGATATTACAGAGGAAGAAAGAAAAGTATATGAAATTGTACTGGCGTCTCAGGAAGCAGGTGAAAAGTCTGCTGTTGAAGGAGCATATATACCGGATGTAGACAAGGCGGCAAGAGAAGTTATCGAAAAATCCGGATATAGTAATAATTTCTTCACCAGACTGGGACACGGTATAGGATATTCAGTGCACGAAGCGCCGGATATTAAGGCAAGTAACAAGAGAAAGCTTGAAAAAGGAATGGTTTTCAGCATAGAGCCGGGAATCTATATAGCAGGAAAGTTTGGTATGCGCATAGAAAATATTGTGGCTGTTACCGAGAACGGCAATGAAGTGCTGAACAAAGCGACAAAGGAAATTCAAATAATTAAGAAATAA
- a CDS encoding (2Fe-2S)-binding protein: protein MRIEKHPILEFRRNKKISFTFNGEKIEGYEGETIAAALHAAGVKVLGKSLFMHRPRGFYCAIGNCSSCLMKVNGVANVKTCVTDLEEGMVVETQEGKGEII from the coding sequence ATGAGAATTGAAAAACATCCAATCCTTGAGTTCCGCAGGAATAAGAAAATTTCATTTACATTTAATGGTGAGAAGATTGAGGGTTATGAAGGAGAAACAATAGCTGCAGCTTTGCATGCGGCAGGAGTTAAAGTTTTGGGTAAAAGTCTGTTTATGCACAGGCCGAGGGGATTTTACTGTGCAATAGGAAATTGCTCGTCTTGTTTAATGAAGGTAAACGGGGTGGCAAACGTAAAAACCTGCGTTACGGATCTTGAGGAAGGAATGGTGGTTGAAACACAGGAAGGCAAAGGAGAGATAATATGA
- a CDS encoding (2Fe-2S)-binding protein, which produces MDENTIICRCSDVTLKQVRDLINDGYVTYDEIKRITRIGMGPCQGKTCGQLVMREIANATGQNIKDVKFQTTRPPAVGVKLGLIAEEGRRNEE; this is translated from the coding sequence ATGGACGAAAATACTATAATTTGCAGATGTTCGGATGTTACATTAAAGCAGGTCAGAGATCTTATAAATGATGGCTATGTGACATATGATGAAATAAAAAGAATTACTCGTATCGGTATGGGCCCGTGTCAGGGAAAAACCTGCGGTCAGCTTGTAATGAGAGAAATAGCCAATGCAACCGGGCAAAACATTAAGGATGTAAAATTCCAGACGACAAGACCTCCGGCAGTGGGAGTTAAGCTGGGACTTATAGCAGAGGAGGGAAGAAGAAATGAAGAATAG
- a CDS encoding ABC transporter permease, whose protein sequence is MVKYIVKRIISAFITIWFILTLTFILMNSIPGDPFSSGKALQPEVEAAIKAKYGLDRPIIEQYFTYLKNYAHGDFGVSFKKIGLTTNQIIGDGFPYSLKIGAWSSLFIIVAGISFGIISALKQNKIPDRIMMVVSTLGATIPSFVFATMFIYIFNRKLGWVPSFGAGTWKHYIGPVLCIGMFSLAYVTRLTRTSVLDVLQQDYIRTARAKGLSEGVVIVKHALRNALIPVVSYLGPMIAGLITGSFVVEKVFGIAGIGSLFTTSIMNRDYTLIMGITVFFGIFIVIATLIVDILYVFIDPRIKYD, encoded by the coding sequence GTGGTAAAATATATAGTAAAAAGAATTATTTCAGCATTTATTACTATATGGTTTATTTTGACTTTGACATTCATTTTAATGAACAGCATTCCAGGTGACCCGTTTTCATCAGGAAAGGCTTTGCAGCCGGAGGTCGAAGCAGCAATCAAAGCAAAATACGGGTTGGACAGACCTATAATTGAGCAATATTTTACTTATTTAAAAAATTATGCACACGGAGATTTCGGTGTCTCATTCAAGAAAATAGGTTTAACAACAAATCAAATAATTGGTGATGGGTTCCCATATTCGCTGAAAATCGGAGCATGGTCATCGTTATTTATAATAGTGGCGGGCATATCTTTCGGGATAATATCGGCACTTAAACAAAATAAGATTCCTGACAGAATAATGATGGTAGTTTCAACATTGGGAGCAACTATACCGAGTTTCGTTTTTGCTACAATGTTCATTTATATATTTAACAGGAAGTTGGGCTGGGTGCCTTCCTTCGGTGCCGGTACATGGAAGCATTATATCGGTCCTGTTCTTTGTATAGGTATGTTTTCGCTTGCGTATGTAACAAGACTTACAAGGACTTCGGTTCTTGATGTTCTGCAGCAGGACTACATAAGAACTGCAAGGGCAAAAGGATTATCCGAAGGCGTTGTAATTGTAAAACATGCTTTAAGAAATGCGCTTATCCCGGTTGTAAGCTATCTTGGGCCAATGATAGCAGGTCTTATTACTGGATCATTTGTAGTTGAAAAAGTATTTGGTATCGCAGGAATAGGTTCGCTGTTTACAACAAGTATTATGAACAGAGACTATACTTTAATTATGGGTATCACAGTGTTTTTTGGTATATTTATAGTAATTGCGACTTTAATAGTGGATATTCTTTATGTTTTCATAGATCCGCGTATTAAGTATGATTAG
- a CDS encoding NAD(P)/FAD-dependent oxidoreductase yields MREADLVVIGGGPAGLCAAISAAESGARVLVIERNKVLGGQLVKQTHMFFGSEKQYASDRGIDIAGMLLNKLGCFNNVEILTETTVVGMYEDGVISVLHKEDVYYKIKPKAVVVSTGAFEKALAFPNNDLPGIYGAGAVQTLMNVHGVKPGDKVLMVGAGNIGLIVSYQLIQAGVEVAAILDAAPRIGGYLVHASKIRRMGVPILTSHTVKEAIGKDFVEKAIVSQVDEKFRPIAGTEKEFDVDVICISVGLTPLNELLSMRGCQMKYVPQLSGFVPIRDENYETTVEYVFAAGDATGVEEASAAMVEGYLAGLCAASKIGCTPDDFDERKSDYVKQLNDLRSGPVSRHILSGIEQIVI; encoded by the coding sequence ATGAGAGAGGCAGATTTGGTTGTAATAGGCGGAGGGCCTGCAGGATTGTGTGCCGCAATAAGCGCTGCTGAAAGCGGAGCAAGAGTATTAGTTATTGAAAGAAACAAAGTACTTGGAGGCCAGCTTGTAAAACAGACACATATGTTCTTCGGTTCTGAGAAACAGTATGCTTCTGACAGAGGTATTGACATTGCCGGAATGTTATTAAATAAATTAGGTTGTTTTAATAACGTCGAAATTCTGACGGAGACCACAGTTGTGGGGATGTATGAAGACGGGGTGATATCGGTTCTTCACAAGGAGGATGTGTATTATAAAATTAAACCTAAAGCAGTTGTAGTTTCAACGGGTGCTTTTGAAAAAGCTTTGGCTTTCCCTAACAATGATTTGCCGGGAATTTACGGAGCAGGTGCAGTGCAGACGCTCATGAATGTTCACGGCGTAAAACCCGGGGATAAAGTGCTGATGGTTGGGGCAGGCAACATAGGTCTGATTGTGAGTTATCAGCTTATTCAGGCCGGGGTTGAGGTAGCAGCAATTCTTGATGCAGCACCGCGAATAGGAGGGTACCTTGTTCATGCTTCTAAAATAAGAAGAATGGGTGTTCCGATACTTACGTCGCATACAGTTAAAGAAGCTATTGGAAAAGACTTTGTGGAAAAAGCTATAGTAAGCCAGGTTGATGAAAAATTTCGGCCGATTGCTGGAACTGAAAAAGAATTTGATGTTGATGTAATTTGCATATCCGTAGGGTTAACACCGCTAAATGAGCTGCTTTCTATGAGAGGATGTCAGATGAAGTATGTTCCTCAGCTGAGCGGGTTTGTGCCTATAAGAGATGAAAACTATGAAACAACTGTTGAATATGTGTTTGCCGCAGGAGATGCAACAGGTGTGGAAGAAGCCAGCGCAGCCATGGTTGAAGGTTATCTGGCAGGTTTGTGCGCAGCTTCAAAAATTGGATGCACACCTGATGATTTTGACGAAAGAAAAAGTGATTATGTTAAACAGTTAAATGATCTGCGCTCAGGTCCCGTGAGCAGACACATATTATCAGGAATTGAACAAATAGTTATATAA